The sequence CGAGCTGGACGGGAAGAAGCGCCCCAGGCGGTGAGCGGTCAGTAGACGAGCGCCTGGGTGTCGTCCGCCAGGGACTCCTGCACGAAGACCTGCGCGCCGGCGATCCGCACGCCCTCGATGACGTCCTTCTCGGTGATCTCCCGGCGGGCCGCGCACTGCGTGCACAGCGTGATGCGTCCCGCCGCGAGGACCGCCTCGATCAGGTCGGGCAGCGGGGCGGCGTGCGGCAGCTCGAACTCCGCCGCCCGCCCCGGCAGCGCGAACCAGGACGACTCGCCGGTCAGCCACAGCGAGACCTCGACACCGCTGGCCACGGCCACGGCCGCCACGGTGAACGCCTGCGAGCACCGCTCGGGCGCGTCGGCCCCGGCCG comes from Streptomyces sp. FXJ1.172 and encodes:
- a CDS encoding DsrE family protein — translated: MTKKLVIKVTAGADAPERCSQAFTVAAVAVASGVEVSLWLTGESSWFALPGRAAEFELPHAAPLPDLIEAVLAAGRITLCTQCAARREITEKDVIEGVRIAGAQVFVQESLADDTQALVY